In a single window of the Campylobacter fetus subsp. testudinum 03-427 genome:
- a CDS encoding putative lipoprotein encodes MFKTYGLLLLVFCISVFSGCATLSSERSQSITLLIKSKNLKINDAGFIHFYKNYTNLQIYASGKNILDLRIKDQICINGACDDKLVFNRKFFLSSHYAELLEDILNQNPIYFGADLVTTSCGFEQIISKISVEYKVCDGKMSFVDQKNDIKIIMKEVD; translated from the coding sequence TTGTTTAAAACTTATGGTTTGCTTTTACTTGTTTTTTGTATCTCTGTTTTTAGCGGATGCGCGACTCTTAGTAGCGAACGCTCACAAAGTATAACTCTGCTTATAAAGTCAAAAAATCTCAAAATAAACGACGCTGGATTCATACATTTTTATAAAAATTATACAAATTTGCAGATATACGCAAGCGGAAAAAATATACTAGATCTTCGCATAAAAGATCAAATTTGTATAAACGGTGCTTGCGATGATAAACTGGTTTTTAATAGGAAATTCTTTTTAAGCTCTCATTACGCCGAACTTTTAGAAGATATTTTAAATCAAAATCCGATCTATTTTGGAGCTGACCTTGTCACTACTAGTTGTGGATTTGAGCAAATAATAAGTAAAATTTCAGTAGAATACAAAGTTTGTGACGGTAAAATGAGTTTTGTTGATCAAAAAAACGACATAAAAATTATTATGAAAGAGGTTGATTGA